The region TTGAATCCTGGATagaacaggacaatgatcccaaataaacatcaaaactggttttgaaatGGATAAAACAGTGTAACATTCAGCTTCCAAGAGCCTCAACATCAAACCTTAttgaaaatgtatacatttgtgttcaaaataacaCCAGTCTAACTAGCCTAACCTGATCAATCACTGTTTTTAGCAGAAATCATCTTAGTACATGGCAAATAAGTTACTAGTAGGTATAGTAGAGTCATAGAAAACCAATAGAACCAACATTCATTATATGCATGCTCCTTAGTCAGTGTAATTGAATAATTATACTGAACGAggcatgttcaaaataatagtgTGGAGGTCAATTACAGAGTTAATTAATTCTGTGAAGAAACAGTGTCAATAAGGTGGCTCTTAAGAATAACCACGGCACATGTACATGCCTTTCTCTCTGAAAATCTGACAAATATGGGTCATCCCAGGCATTGTTCAGAAGAACAGCACACTTTAGTTAAGACATTGATTGGAGAGAGGAAACATATGAAGAAGCACAGAAAACAACAGGCTGCTAGTCTAAAACTATTTCCGAGGCTTTATAATAGAAGGTAAAACCAGAGAAGTGGAACAAAACGAAAGCCTCCCATTTGAATGGATCGAAGAATAGTCAGAATGGCAAAGACTCAGCCAATGATCATCTCCAGGGTGATCAAAGAAGGTCTGGTGTTAATGGTGAGTACTGAGACAATTAGAAGAAGCCTGTGTGAAGCTACGCTACGGGCAAGAAGCCTCCGCAAAGTCCCACATGCTGGAGAGGGGACAATTTGCCAGAGACCGCATCAACTTGTCTAAAGAGAAATGgagaaatattctgtggactgaagaAAGACTGTTCTTTTTGGGTCCAAGGGCTGCAGACCATTTGTCAGGCGACCCCCAAACACTGACTTTAAGCCACAGTACACTCAGAAGACAGTAAAGCACGGTGGTTCAAGCATCGtgatatggggatgtttctcTGACGATGGTGTCTGGCCTATTTATCCCATACAGGGGATCATGGATCAGTCTGCACATATACAAATACTTGTCTTATGCCGAAGAGGAAATGACCTTCAAAATGGGTGTGTCAAAGACAACGACCACAAACACACCAGTAAGAGAGGATCGTGGTTCCAGACAAACAAAATCAAGCTCTGGAGTGGCCAGCCTAATCTGTGGACCTTAATCCGATTACAAACTTGTGAGGCGACATCAAAAACAGTTTCTGGAATGATAAATCCTAAAGACTTTCAagtttatacagtaaaaaatTGAGTTTGTACAGAAAAATGCAGACACAGCTTGATGTTAATTTTCTGTCATGTGACTACAATGACTGATACATTTCTCTTCATGGTTTGATTTAGAATATAATGTGCAATGTTCCCAAAGAATGGAAATACAAAACTATTCTAAGGATTTTTGGCTTTACTCGCATGTTTAAACACACTGCTACTATTTTTAAACACAGCAGTAGAATGTGTTTAAAAGCCAGCTttgtgccaggaaaccaaccaattcaAATGACCCCTGCTCTTTCTGCCAAGAATGGGGGTCAAATACTCTGCCAGAATGATCATAGCTACAAAAACCACAGGAACGTTTACCCAAATATCAGTGGGGGTGTATGTATATGTTTGAGCATTTTTgtatatttctgtttctgtgttgattAGAGAAAATTACAAACCTAAAGTTATGCACGCAATTCTgtgtttaatatatatataaaaaatgttttcatctaGAAAAAAAGGAGATTGAAATGCATCactaaaaacctaaaatgaaCGATATTTCTCTCCATGATGAGTCCGTGTAAACTGACAGACCACACCACCTCCTCTGGTGAAACGGCTCTTCACACGAATGAAAGTTGATAAAGGTTGATAAAGACGTGGAGCCTGCAGTGAGGGTAACAAATTGATTACAAGCCTGATTCCCAGTTAAAGCTCATTACTTCGTTGTTGTCATGTTGCTGTTATTTGGATCTCGACAGCAAATCAGTTAGGCAGAAGAAGAGTTTATTGCAACAAAATAGTCTCTCCCCACACACAAAAACTCATTTTAggacaaataaaattttaaaacatctgcaatataaaccacatttattggcactccTGGTAAAAAGCCTTAGAATAGTTTCTGCTTTTACTGCAGCAGGATAATGTCACACAGAAAAGCTCAAAGATCCTGCCTTTAATTggagtacatttatttagtggAAAAATTAGGGTTTCAacaaatttatttcaaatttctAAACTTTCAGTTTTCAGATTCTTCTCTCAGTTTTCATGATATTAGGATCATTTGAGTACAAAGAATTCACCTAGCAGGGTTTCTCTTCTTTTCAGAAATTATCTATTTCTACTTAAATCAGTTCGTATCTATCAAACTTCAAATCTCTGAACCGGAtcctaaattaaacaaatgtactTCAAATCATAGCTATAcctttatttcataaaaacacCATAAAGTAggaatttaaactttgttttgttctaAACCGAGCTTCGATCAAGACCCTTTGGTCTGGTTTAACATCCAGGATGTAAAAGGCAGAAAAAGCGGTTGAATAtacctttttagatttttgagtGAGCGTGTTTCCACCTGTTAGTAACTCCTAAATCAAAATTATCAATGACTTAGGTAAAAACTCACATTTCGGTGTGTCAAACTGACAATAATTATATCACCTGAAAGTAAAACTGTATAGGAAGTCTTTATTACCTcagaaatgaatgttttttcCTTTAGCTAATCAGAGAAGAAATGGTCTGAAAACTCAAACCGTTTTCCATAAATACCCAGACTTGGAAAGTAATCACAATCCAGACTTTAAAATTGTGAAGAAACCCTGTTAAATATTCCCTCTTAAGAAATGATAGTTTCTTAAGAAACCATAATTTCAAAATCAATCTTTCATCTCAGGATCCCGACCTAAATCCCGTGGAGAACCTCAGAAAACCTTTCGGCTGAGCTGAAGAAGAGAGCACTCTGCAGGGACTGTGCAAAGAGGAAGGATAATTGTGCAACCAGGTTGGATTTGTCTTCTTTACAACTTCATCAGTGTGTGATTATGCTGCTacatattttaaggcttttatatagatctttttttttgggggggagggGGTTATGATGAAACTGtactttttttactttaagttACTAAGAATTGAGAGACTACAgtagaacataaataaattattattggcttaatttgttttttattttggaaactTATGTTGTAGAAATCACATGAATATACTTGTTTTGTAAACAAATACACAGAGGACCCAGTATGACACGTTTACGCCAGCTACTTCCTACACCGGAGCGTGGCTCTGTCCAGAACGCAGCTCGACTCATGTgacaaaaacagcagatttctGTTTACTGTCCTAAATGTCTCCGGATCAGCTGCAGCGCCCTATCTGCTGACAGATGTCCAATCGCGTGTTTGCTCCTCCTCTGTGGTGCTAGCTGTTCCACCAGGACAGCAGCCCCAGTCCGGACTCACAGATGGTCCCCTGGAACGAAAACACAAAGTCAGGGTGATTGCCGCTCGTGTTCGAGCAGCGACATGCAGGCCAAAGTCTGAGTCACTGAACACGCACAGCACTCATAGCTGCATGACTCTGCTGTTAAAGGCCCAGAATAAGGTTTAGTCGGTGAAACCTTCAAACAAAACcacagcaaaaagaaaaaaagggttGATTACCCgtagacagaaaaataaaatatgtaagtAAAAACTAATCTGGGCTTTATGGAACTATAAATAGTATAACGAGTATGAACCAGCTTGATCAACATAATAAGCTGTTAATAATAAAGGCTTAATGCTCACCATTTGAGCAGGGGTGCCACCAAAGGGGGCTGGAGGGTGGGACAAATTGGGGGTACCGGCCCCCCTTCTGGTTCTATGAACAACATTTTATGCTCACCCCAGCTCCACTTTATATATGATAACTACATAGTGAAATGTTGCAGAGTTTTAATAACTGCTGGTTTTGGTGATTATCGCTGGTCCCCAGCTGTTTGGAAACGTTTTGCAACATCATGATGACATAAAGGCAGCAGATGGCTGAAATTAAAGTACCAAAATGATTTTGGGAAcctttattttaatgagataagaatggtaaataaaaagaacaaactgaCTTCTATAACAATTTACCACAATGCTTTGCAAACGTATTCAGTTGTTcttatattttgtcacattacagccacaaacctgagtgtattttattggagttTCATGTGACGTACCAAGAAAATAGTGTATTGGTGTTGAAGCGTGAAGGGAAAGGATTCAtaattttaaatggttttagaAATTTTGCATTTGTTGTTAGGCGTTtctattcaaccgcttcacttTGCTCCCCTTAAATAACATCCATTGCATTTAATTCCccccagctttgcacatcaagagaaaTAGCTCTTAACTGgagttaggtctggactttgactaagccagaCCAGATGAAGCTATaactatgccacttgaggagttctggatagagcatatttacagacaaaatgCAAACTGAATATTTGTTTGTACAATTTTTGCCTAATTATTGCTCCAGTTAACATAATCCAGCTAACAATTATTTGATTATtaaattagtcagtcagtcattttctaccgcttattccatagtgggtcgcgggggaactggtgcctatctccagcagtctatgggcagtctattaaattagttgacgattatttcaataattgattaTTCACGATTAATCCGATGAATTGTTTTAGCCCTAATGTAAACCACTTtattatagctctggctgtatgtttagggttgttgtcctgctggaaagtgaacctctgcTTCAGCTTGTTGCTGCCACCACGTTTCACAGCTGAGATGGTGTTTACAAGGGGGAGACGCTTTCTTTCCACTTTTCCATAATGGCCAGATTTGTCTAGTGCAAAACTCCACACAGGTGGATTGAATTTACCATTTAATTAgttgcatttttaattaaaggaCATTAGGGTACAGGGGGATAAATGCAAAAGCACAAAAcacatttgcatatttttatttggtcaaagttttgaaaaccatgtatcactgtccttccacttcacaaatggCCAATACTCTGGGTTGGTCTACTGTGTTAGTCAGTCTTTTCTAGATTCTCCAGAGCATTGGCTGCATCCATCTGTAGTAAACTAGAGCAAAGCTGGCTGCCTTTAGATTGAATGTTGTGATATCTAATGCAGTCTGTGGTATTATAGCCAAAATAGTTTTAGAAATCtggcaaaaaactaaaatattcattttatgtTCATTTGGAAAGTCCTTAATAATGTTACATTTGCTTAGAATTCCACTTTAATATATGGAGTTTATAGGAGCACAGATTCTGGTAAAATGTTGGTGTAGGCTCTCAGAAGTCCCACACATCACACTCTTAAGTGTTTATGAAGAAGACAACTGGACTTCTGGCCCTACTCGCttatttgatttaatatttgagtCGTTCACACTTGACAATCCAAACATGTCACACAACGATGAAAATGTGGCTTGTTTTAGTCACGTGTCAAAGTGTGAATGGGTGGAAAACCACCTGGGAGGCTTTTGAAGATAGCAATGTGACACATTTGAATGGTAAACACAGGTGATTTGAGAGAGGGGTGAAAGACTTTAATTAGAGGAGGTGACCATCAagttttacctttttaaacacCTACAGAGCAGCCTTGACTAGTCTCCACAGGTGGTTTTACGGCAATTCACGCCGTGAGACGTGACCAAAACAAATTAGGTGACATGTTTAGATCGCCAAGTGACAATAATAAACATCGAACCGAACAGAGGAAAGGGTCATGGACTCATGTGACCCCATAAATGGCCCCATAAGTGATCTTAAAGGCCCTTTCAGTGTGATTGTTTTCACTAAGACTTGTATAAGCTTGATACTTCCAACCCATGTTCAGAACTAAGGAAGCCTTTTGGATGAATGGCGAAGCATCTTCATGAAACAATAGAAGAAGTCCAGTTGCTTTCAACTTGAACAATTAAGATATTTTGGAAAACTGCAAACACCATCAGATCTATCAGAGTTTAAATTATTGAAAAGACTCCAGAAATATCTGATCTTTCACAAAATCACAGTGACTGATCTCACTACGTTTTATAAAATTAATGATTCTTACAATCAGTGTGTATGGAGCCTGTTTTTTGTCCCCACTTTCTTGTGCTGGCGGTGCAGTCGCCTGTCCAGGTTGGGCTGGAGTGTCAGGCGTGGCGGTGGCCGGCCCTGTTGGCGACGTGTCCACAAAAACTTCATCTGCCACACGGAAACGGATCTCCTCTCCCTGGTCCATGTAGAGGTCATGTGCTCCCTCCTCAGTCTCGTACTCCCAGAGCCAAACCTGTTCTGCCTCGTCACTGGGGCTAAAACTAAGGAACGCTCAACTCAAACTACAGATTTAGtaaaacagaaagcaaacatTATTCAATAATGATGCTCAATATTAAACCCcaatgctttattttaaaaggttagGATACAATTTAGCAGGCTGCTGAAGAGACTCAGGTGGGATCAGAATGTCATCGAAGAAACCCATCGTCACTGTGAACCAGAAAGGTTGACCACATGAATAACGTTCCACAGTTGTATTATTCACTATGAATATAAGGACATTCAGAAACATCCTCTTGAGCTCTGGAGAACTTGGATGATTCTTGATTTTGTGCCGTAATCCTATCATAAAGTCAAAGGCAAAAGAAATGATGTGCTTGCTGTTTCCATCGGGTTTGAAGAGGAACCGTAAAACCCAGTGACGCTAatcaaataaactttattaactGACGATCAGAAGGTGTGATAGCCACTATGATAGCAGAGGTCTAGGCAGTATGCTGCTCTGGAGCaagtgttaacacaatgccaagcaggaaagacatcagcaatgaacACAGGGAAGTAACTGTTTCAACCGGTTCAGACAATCATAGGTGCAACATCCAACTGTGAGAAATAATCTAGTTTGGCTTGTCTGGAGGTGTAGTAGAAAACCCCCTCCTTTAAAAATGAACATTATTAAGGCTGCGTTTACAAGAACCATAAGAGTTCTGGAACAAAAAGCTTCAGACAGATGAGTAGAGATGCTTGGTCATAATGCACAGCAACACGTTTGAAGAAAACCAAGAGGGGTTCTCATCACATACCAAGCATGGTAGTGGAAGGGTGATGTTTTGGGCTTGCTGTGCAGCTCTATAAACTTGTTTTCCTGTAAGTTTTGGATACACTTTAAACTCCTCTGTGTACCAACATATTTCAGAGTCAAATATGAGTCAGACAACAAAAACTTGGCCCAAATTCTTTGAAAGAACAATAATCAAAGACATCAGCAAATCTACTACAGAAAGGCTAAAAAACAAGAGTCAATGTtacaatggtccagtcaaagtccaagccTCCATCTGATTGCAAAGCTGTAGCACGATCTTAACAGAAATGTGCAGAAACAAAGGCCCACAAATCTCACTgaaatgcagcaattttgtaAAGACGAATGGACCGAAATGTCTCCATAAAGCTCTGAGACTGATGAAGTCAGATAGAAAACAGCCCACTTAAGCTATTCAATCAATGGATTTCTTCAAC is a window of Girardinichthys multiradiatus isolate DD_20200921_A chromosome Y, DD_fGirMul_XY1, whole genome shotgun sequence DNA encoding:
- the LOC124863798 gene encoding DNA-directed RNA polymerase III subunit RPC8-like codes for the protein MFVLVEMVDTVRIPPWNFERQLNDAIAEELNKKLANKVVYNVGLCICLYDITKLEDSYIFPGDGASHTKVHFRFVVFHPFLEEILIGKIKYCSQEGVHVTMGFFDDILIPPESLQQPAKFDEAEQVWLWEYETEEGAHDLYMDQGEEIRFRVADEVFVDTSPTGPATATPDTPAQPGQATAPPAQESGDKKQAPYTLIGTICESGLGLLSWWNS